GTGTGATCGGACGGGCCTGGAATATCGCGGTGCTGATCTAAATGGATTCTTCGCCCAGCGACGCAATCTGATCAGCCCCCGATTCTATCGGCTGCTGCGAGATATTCTGCGGTTCAACCGCGAGTCGCTGGAGATCTTACAGTCAAACGATGAAAAACAGACGGTGGGTGACTATCTGGCGCGATATCATTACTCGCAGTCCTTCATAGACCAGTATTTCTTGCCGATGGGATCGGCGATCTGGTCTTGCCCGCTGGGAACGTTTGAGCAATTTCCGATTCGCTTCATTGTTGAGTTTTATCAGAATCATGGCATTCTGGCGATTCGGGACCGGCCTGAGTGGAGAGTGATTTGTGGTGGTTCGAATACCTACGTCAAAGCGATCACTGCCGGCTTCAGTGAGTCAATTCGGGTCGAAACCCCGATTACCTCAGTCATACGACATACCGATTATGTTGAGGTCACGCCTGTTAATGGTGTGACAGAGCGATTTGATCATGTGATTTTTGCCTGCCACAGCGATCAGGCACTCCAAATTCTCGGGACGGAAGCAAATGCGGTCGAGCGCGAATTACTTGCGAAATTTCCTTATGAATCGAATGTGGCCCAGTTACATACGGATACCACGGTGCTTCCGCAAAGCAGACGTGCCTGGGCCTGTTGGAATTATTTCATGCCCCGTGGTACTAATCAAAAGGCAACCGTCACGTACAACATGAATCATCTGCAGAGTCTGCGATCAAAAAATACTTTTTGCGTGACACTGAATGGTGAGGATCGTGTTGATCCCGACAAAGTGATTCGCAGCATCAATTATGCACATCCGATTTTTATGACCAGTCGTGCCGCCGCACAAAGGCGACACTCAGAAGTGATCAATCAACGGCGGACTTCATTTTGCGGTGCGTATTGGGGAAATGGCTTTCATGAAGATGGCGTGAGTAGTGCGTTGGCTGTTTGTAAAGAATTAGGGGGAACGAATCAAACATGGAAAGTGGGATCTACGAAGGTTGGGTCAGACACAGACGATTCACACCCGTTGAGCATCGCTTCCTCAACCGAATCTTCCTGATGTATCTGGATCTGGACGAGCTGGAGCGCCTGTTTGCGAGACGCTGGTGCTGGTCTACTCGCCGGATTGCGCTGGCCCAATTTCGACGTCGAGATCATCTGGGAGATCCCCAGAAAACGTTAGCGGAATCAGTGAGAGACCTGGTCGAAGAACAGGGTTTTCCCCGCCCAAACGGGGCAATTCGGTTGCTGACTCATTTACGGTATTTCGGCTTCATGATGAATCCGGTTTCATTTTATTTTTGTTTCGATCAAACCAATGAGCGTGTCGAAACGATCGTGGCTGAAGTCAATAACACGCCCTGGGGTGAGCAACACTGTTATGTGATTGGAAGAGATCAGTTCAAAGGAGAGGGAGAAAAATCTTCGACGGAAAAGGAGTTTCACGTTTCGCCTTTCATGCCGATGGAGATGGAATATTTCTGGCGGTTTTCTGAACCCGGTCAGGCGTTGACCATCAATATTGAGAATCAACGACAGTCAGAAAAAGTTCTGAGTGTGACCATGCAACTGAAACGACGCGAGATTTCAACCGCCAGTCTGATGCGATCGCTGATGCGTTATCCGCTGATGACTTGGTACGTTTTTGCTGCGATTTACTGGCAGGCACTGCGATTGTGGATCAAACGAGTTCCCTTTTATCCACATCCCGGCCTGATTGAATCTTCTGAGGAAAATACAAGTTCGAGGACACCATGATGGCACTTCAGAAACAGAGCGATTCGAAGAACAGAGAGCAAAAATTGTATCCCGGCCTGATTGACTCCGTCTGCCGCAAGTTGCTGTTTAAGCGATTGCAACGACTCATACGGGGGCAGCTGAT
This window of the Gimesia fumaroli genome carries:
- a CDS encoding NAD(P)/FAD-dependent oxidoreductase — encoded protein: MKIAIIGGGISGLTAAYCLHQQHEITLFEANEYIGGHTNTIDVDLAGEQHAVDTGFIVFNYHTYPNFTRILNELGVASQPTAMSFSMKCDRTGLEYRGADLNGFFAQRRNLISPRFYRLLRDILRFNRESLEILQSNDEKQTVGDYLARYHYSQSFIDQYFLPMGSAIWSCPLGTFEQFPIRFIVEFYQNHGILAIRDRPEWRVICGGSNTYVKAITAGFSESIRVETPITSVIRHTDYVEVTPVNGVTERFDHVIFACHSDQALQILGTEANAVERELLAKFPYESNVAQLHTDTTVLPQSRRAWACWNYFMPRGTNQKATVTYNMNHLQSLRSKNTFCVTLNGEDRVDPDKVIRSINYAHPIFMTSRAAAQRRHSEVINQRRTSFCGAYWGNGFHEDGVSSALAVCKELGGTNQTWKVGSTKVGSDTDDSHPLSIASSTESS
- a CDS encoding DUF1365 domain-containing protein; protein product: MESGIYEGWVRHRRFTPVEHRFLNRIFLMYLDLDELERLFARRWCWSTRRIALAQFRRRDHLGDPQKTLAESVRDLVEEQGFPRPNGAIRLLTHLRYFGFMMNPVSFYFCFDQTNERVETIVAEVNNTPWGEQHCYVIGRDQFKGEGEKSSTEKEFHVSPFMPMEMEYFWRFSEPGQALTINIENQRQSEKVLSVTMQLKRREISTASLMRSLMRYPLMTWYVFAAIYWQALRLWIKRVPFYPHPGLIESSEENTSSRTP